In the Gossypium raimondii isolate GPD5lz chromosome 9, ASM2569854v1, whole genome shotgun sequence genome, one interval contains:
- the LOC105798598 gene encoding uncharacterized protein LOC105798598, translating to MAFTWGSSLRITLLLLLIAAIVFACFTLPVEKILKDFLLWVDKDLGPWGPLVLAVAYIPLTVLAVPASVLTLGGGYLFGLPVGFVADSIGATLGAGAAFLLGRTIGRSFVVSKLKDYPQFRSVALAIRRSGFKIVLLLRLVPLLPFNMLNYLLSVTPVPILEYMLASWLGMMPITLALVYVGTTLKDLSDVTHGWSEFSTTRWAFLILGLSVSVVLMICVTRVAKSALDKALAENEDIDSIVGSPPLPIVGEAPTDFHQPLIIKIDAAAANEGHEK from the exons ATGGCTTTCACCTGGGGTTCCTCTCTCAGGATTactcttcttctccttcttatTGCTGCTATTGTTTTCGCTTGTTTCACCCTCCCTGTTGAAAAG ATTCTGAAGGATTTTTTGTTATGGGTTGACAAGGATCTTGGACCTTGGGGTCCACTTGTGCT GGCTGTTGCTTATATTCCTTTGACAGTCTTGGCCGTTCCAGCTTCAGTGCTTACC CTTGGTGGTGGTTATCTTTTTGGATTGCCTGTGGGCTTTGTTGCAGATTCTATTGGTGCAACCCTTGGTGCGGGAGCGGCATTCCTTCTTGGCAGAACA ATTGGGAGATCATTTGTTGTTTCTAAGTTGAAGGATTATCCTCAGTTCCGGTCAGTAGCACTTGCAATACGGAGATCTGGCTTTAAG ATCGTTTTGCTGCTTCGACTTGTACCCTTACTCCCATTCAACATGTTGAATTATCTGTTGTCCGTGACTCCTGTTCCTATTCTAGAATACATGCTGGCCTCCTGGTTAGGAATGATG CCAATAACACTTGCTTTAGTTTATGTCGGAACAACACTCAAGGATCTTTCTGACGTGACACATGGATGGAGTGAGTTTTCAACTACTCGTTGG GCATTTCTCATATTGGGCCTTTCTGTGTCTG TGGTTTTAATGATTTGTGTGACTAGAGTTGCCAAATCGGCTCTAGATAAAGCCTTGGCCGAAAATGAGGATATTGATAGCATCGTAGGCTCACCACCGTTGCCTATCGTGGGTGAAGCACCCACAGATTTCCACCAGCCTCTTATAATTAAGATAGATGCTGCTGCTGCCAATGAAGGTCATGaaaaatga